From the Colletotrichum lupini chromosome 1, complete sequence genome, the window CTTTCAATCACCTCTGCTGTTACACAACCAACACTGTGTTGTTCACGTCGCCAGACTCATCTTTTGTTTTGTCGTTTCAACTTTTCCGTTCATCGCTTCGTTGTCGGCCGCTGATACATAGGATCTTGGTGGGTGATACCCAGACAGGGAAGATTGTTGGTTTGTAAATTCATCGCTGGCCAGACTGGTCTTTTAGCCGCCACAAGTTCGCGCTACTCTTCGTCCAAGCTCCCATTTGTATACCGCTACCAGAAAGCATGTTCTGGTGTCCGAAAACCTCAGCATTGGCTCTTCCCAGTCTTGCTAGGCCATGGCTGGAACACGCGGAGGAACGTCAGTCATCGAACAGAGAGTACCGAGGGTATGGTTCATAGTGCGTCGTGTTTCTCATGATAACCTCCACTAGTACATGTACATAATCCTACATAAAAAACCACCATTGATCAAATGACGCTCCCTAAACACCACGCAGATGCAATTTGCTCTTGTCAAGTCCAGTCCAACCTCAACCGAATTAGATCCCACACcagctcctcttcctctaaGCAGCTCGCACTCCCATCAGTGGACGACCATATCCGGAGGTATAGGCGTGTCCCGCCGACTCCCAGTATCCGGGTTAATCAGGTCCGCCGACCCCAGCCTGTCGCACTGTGAAATGAGACGCTTCGGCACCGTCGGCGTCGTCAGGTCCATCTCCATATCCCCAGGCGTCAAACCCCGATCGGAACACGAGTATGAGACGCTACTTGTATCCGACATCTCAACGTCCTCCGCCTCCCCACCGGCCTCCTCAAACGTCTCGACGCTAGGCGTCGGGAGATCGCCGTAGGTCTGCACCTCCACAATGGGAGGGGGAGGAGCGACCACGGGCTTCCTTTGAGGGATAGACAATACCGGCGTCtgtgctgccgccgccgcctcggcCGCCCGCAAAGCCGCCACGGCACCCCCCAAGttctcctcgtcctcctcctGGTTCCCAATCGTCCACACCCACcgcctcttcttctccttgcgCTTGGTCCGCTTCCTGATGCCGCCGGACGGGCTGACTGGCGGCGAATCAGCCGCCAGCCCCGCCATCCGACGCCGCATCTCCTCGAACGGCCCCGGCGTCATGCCGCCGTCGCGGGTCTCGTCGCTCGTGAACGCCATGGCGAGGTCCAGCACCGTGTTGGCCTCCTCCTGGCCCGGTGCCGGTGCCgtctccgccgccgctgctgctgctgttgctgttgccgCAGCCGCCGGTGATGCCGGGGAAACGACATCCTCGACGAGCAGGTCAATGTGAGACTTTGTGTACGTTTCCGTTGTTATTGTCTGCTCGATGGGGCTGTTGTAGGCTACACGGCGGGCCGCCTTTTCTTGCAAGCGCAAGGACTGCCGGCGCGGTGAGATGGGGGTTTTGGCACTCGGCGGAGGGAGAGGCGAGTTGCGGAGGATGCTGTGGAGGGAGCGAGGATGCGTGTAAGGCAGCTTTGAGCCAACGAGGGTCAGGTTGTGATTGCGTTTCCTCTGCGAGCGCGGCTCCGGTTGGTTGGTGATGAAGCCGATTGCTGTAAGGGGCGTCTTGGTGTCGATTGGCGAAAAGCCAAACATCTGGGGACCTTGGTTGGGCTCTACGGGGCCCGCAGAGAGAGGCGGGGTGGCTGTCATGGTGCTCGGAAAGGTAATCTCCATTGCGACGCCGGGCGAGAGAGGGTGTGCGGTCAACGGCGTCTCGGGGTAGGAGACTGCGTAGGGCGTCTGGATGCGCAGTTGGGGTGTCTTTGAACCATTCTGCAAGCGCGAGGGCTGTGGCTGGGAGGTATCGATGGCCGTGAGCGGTTCTGACGCGGTGGGTGTCGACCTCTCAATGGCGGTAACATAGACGTTGGAGAGGGTGTTGAAGGTGGTGGGGTCCTTGGGATCGATGACGGAAAAGGACTTGTTGATTCTTGTGTGAGGTGCCGGTGATGTCTTGATGCTCAACGACAGCTTTGGCCTTCTTGAGGCGGTTCCAGTCTGAGTAGCCATCGTGACCACGTGATGTGCCAATGTTGGACCCGGAAGAGTGGTATAAGTTGATGAGTCTGCGGCTCAGCCTAGATAGCCAGCAGGTTGGGTCGTACAGGGGTCAAGtgacgaccttagcctcccGAACTGTTGGAATCACCGGGATGAGACAGGTCAGTTCAGAAAGAGGGGGGAAACCAGCAATCGACGAGATGTAGGAAAGAGAGGGATGGCGGCTATATAGATTAGGTTGCAAGTGGTGCAACGGTTAGACTTGCTGGTTCTTTGTGAGAGGGGTTTATCCAAGCTGGAGTCTTTGGGTGGCCGTCTGAAGAGGCGCCGCTAGACAGACATATATGCAATGCAGTGTGACTGGAGGAACAGACAATAGACGCGATTGAAGGAAGGAATGCGTCGCACGCAGGAGGACACCCCCTCGTCGCAGGCAGCTCCAGTGATGGTTGGCTATTTTGGGCAGCCATATGTGATGGGGAAGAGGCGCAAGCGCCGGGCTCAGATGGGATCCTTGTCGACTCGAGTCGCACCCCTGCAGATTGGCCAATGACGATGGCGGGGGGCGTCGGTTGTCTGCCCGAAGCGGCGTCTATTTGGTTGTACGACCGGGGACGTTTTGGCGTAATGAATCCCTCGCCATTTCCGAGAAGAAAGACGGTGAGCAGTACGGAGTTTGGTAGGCAGACTGGCGGATAGACGGAGAAAAGAGAGGACTTTGGTAGTCACGAGACAGTTGATGGTAGGTCGGTAGTAGGTGGTGATACACTGGTACCAAAGTTTGAGTGCGCTTGTTGGTCTGAGAAACATCCAAGACCTGGTCCACAGGCGGCTATTCAGACGCGGTCGCCCAGTCCCCGTTCTCGCTTTCGATAGATGCCCAAGCCACGCGAGAGTTCGTCACAGAATGCCTGGGAAGTGGGAACCCACACTTGTGAATCCTCAAGTCGGTCTTGGCAGCCGTTGTAAGCAGGTGTTGAAAGCCAAAGAAGCCTACACTGCCGTGAGGACCCAGCACCGTTGGCGTGGAAATGTTGAGATGAGTGAGATGAGACGACGTAAGCTTTTGTTTGAGTGAGAGGGGCAAAGGAACACTGGCCAGGACCAAAAAAGGGCTGAGTGTATCGGAAGGAAGCGAACTCTCGTCTCGTCTCCGCTTCCCGCCCACAGCCCATGGATGATGGATCTTGTTGGAGCCTCTTTGGAGGAGTCATGCCAGCGAAAGCGAGAGATCCGTCTCGGCCTCCACTTTGATCCGTGCGAACTTTAAGCGAAGAGACGCAGCAGCCGATGGCGCCGTGGACGCGGGGAATTTTGACAGGCGCAGAAGTCAGAAACAGAACTGTGCCACTTTGTGGCAACACTGGGTGGGCCATCGTATTGGGTTTGGGGTTTAGGACTCGAGTCTTGAGGTGGGAAGTTGGGAGGATTATTCCCTCTCTTAGACGCCACGATGCCAAGCCACAGCACCACGGCAATCTCCAAACGCGGACCCCCCGCCCCGAGACCCGCCCCGCAAATTAATCAGCGTCCAAAATTAGGTAATCCTGCAGGGCCTCCCAAATTGACCCAAACTTCATCACGACAGATGGCGCCAGCTGTGGGAACCTGTTGTCTCCCAACAATGACATCCAAATGTCAACTTCACCGGCCGCCGGCCCTCTCTCAACCCCACAGCCGCCGGGCTGGCCGAGCTCTGTCGCAAATATCCCCAGAAAATAGAATATCTCCAGATACAGATACATGCCATAGCCAAGATCACGAATGATACCCCCACGACGCATCACCACCTTTCCAAAGCCTGTGTTATCCGTCCACTCGGCCGAAACGCCTCCCACGGTACTTCTCCCTTCTCATTCGTACACGCCTGTCTCGCACTATCATAATCACTTCGATAAGCCGATACCGCTCTCATCATTGGTTCGGCCATCTTCTTCAAACGCCCGTCTTGATTGATCTGGATGGATCAACGACGACTACACCAGGCCCCGCCGGCAACCCTTATGACTGCCCGCAGGCTTCGCCGATGAGTACATCTGAGTAGGACGACGGCCTCACTCATGAACTTACACCGTGGATGAGAAAAACTTCATCATAAAACGAGATTAAGATCCAGTCCCACCGGTACTTTCTAACTTCAGAGACGAGCAGCATTGAGCATTGTTTTCATCCGACATCGTTCTCATCTATTTTGACATTTTtggtatataatactatggGTGCGTTGATGTCATCCTCCTGCCCTGTGCTTCTGGTTCGGGTCATACCGATCGCTTAAGGGGTACATGGCTACTTTGGACGTATGAACATGGGCTTACACTCTCTTATAGGCTCCACATCCCAAGATACCTTTCCTCTCACTATTCCGGAATGGAGAGATGCTCAAGAAGCCGGGGACGGCCTTAGCCGACTCTTGTCGCTTCGAGAGTCTGAGGCTACTTTAAACTCCAACGCCTGGATAGCCCTGGCCACTCCGTCTCAAATCGAGCAGCAGTGGGCTTACGCCGGATCCTTACGCTTAACCGGTGCTTCCCTACCGCTCTTCGGCGTCCCCTTCGCGGTCAAGGATAACATTGACGTCGCCAGCTTCCCCACAACCGCAGCGTGCCCCAGCTTTGCCAATGGCCCTGTCGACCAAGATGCCGCAATCATCGACCGTCTCAAAGCTGCCGGTGCCATCGTCCTCGGCAAGACGAATCTAGATCAGTTTGCCACAGGCCTTGTCGGTACCAGATCACCGTACGGTCCAGTGAGCAACTCTTTTGATCCCGCCAGGGTCAGTGGCGGTTCGAGTTCTGGCAGCTCCGTTGTCGTTGCGAGAGGCGTCGTTCCCTTCTCTCTTGGTACAGATACCGCAGGCAGCGGTCGTGTGCCTGCCGGTCTGAATAACCTTGTGGGAGTGAAGCCCACTAGAGGCGCCCTCAGCACGACTGGAGTTCTGCCCGCATGTCGCAGCCTCGACTGCGTGTCCATTTTTGCACTCACAGTCGATGATGCCGAGACGGTCTTGGCTCTGGCCGAGGGCTTCGACCCCAAGGACTCGTTCTCAAGGGCTCGGCCAGACGGTCCAAGTATGGTTGAGGGACATCGCATGGCCATCTGTGATGATCCTCCATGGTTCGGAAAGACTGAACAGTCTGTAGCCTATGCAAAGGCCCTGGAGAAGGCCGAGACTCTTGGTTGGACGCTGGAGCCCAAGGACTTCTCTCCGCTATTCAGACTTGCTAGCTTGCTTTATGAGGGCCCCTGGGTCGCGGAACGCTACGCCGCCATCAGGGACTTCATCGAGGAAAACGGAGACAAGATGGACCCTACCGTCCGGGAGATTATCCTTAAGGCCAAGGACTTCAACGCCGCGGACCTCTTCGCGTCAGAGTACCTGCGACAGGAGCTGACCCGCGAGATTGAGTACCGATTCGGCAATTTCGACGCCATCTTGGTTTCCACGTCTCCTACCTTCCCGACCATTGAGGATCTCGCCAGGGAGCCGATCAAGGAGAACGCCTATCTTGGCACATATACCAATTTTGTCAATTTCATGGACTGGACCGCCCTGGCAATCCCTGCTGGCTTCAGATCCGACGGACTCCCCTTTGGCATTACATTGATCTCATCCACGTGGGACGAGCCGAAACTGCTCTCGCTGGCACGGGAATGGCTTTGCACTGCCCCTCGACCTCTTGGAGCTACCAAGATTGAGAGACTCGAGGCACGGAAATCTGACGCCGTTGCCGCGGGCGAGCCAAAGACGACTCGTCTTGTGGTGGTAGGTGCTCACCTTACGGGCTTTCCCTTGAACAAAGACCTGACGTCTCGTGGAGGAACACTAGAGACGGCCACGACGACATCCCCAAGCTACAAGTTCTATTCCCTTGATACCGGCGGCACGGTAAAGAAGCCCGGTCTAAAGCGCGTTCAAGCCGGCGGCAGCGCCATTCAGGTCGAAGTTTGGAGTATGCCCACGACGGAGGTCGGCAGTTTTCTAAGTACTGTGCCTTCGCCTCTGGGCATTGGTTCTGTCGAGCTGGTCGATGGAAGCTGGGCTCCTGGGTTCATTTGTGAACCCTATGGGTTAGAAGGTGCCACAGACATCACAGAGTTTGGAGGCTGGCGTGCTTTCATCAAGTCCCTGTCCCCTGAGGATTCCCATCTTGACAGCAATCCCAACACTCGCGACATCAAGACCGTTCTCATCGCCAACCGTGGAGAGATCGCCGTCCGAATCATCCGGACCTTGCATTCCATGGGCATCAAGACTGTTTCAATTCACTCCTCTACAGATGCTCGCTCACCTCACGTACGCAACGCTGATGTATCGCTTCCATTGGAGGGCACTTCCGTCTCGGAAACTTATCTCAACGGCTCTCAAATCATCTCTCTTGCGAAAGAAGCCGGCGTTGATGCTATTATTCCGGGCTACGGCTTTTTGGCAGAGAATGCCGACTTCGCCTCAGCCGTCGAGGCCGAGGGTATGGTCTGGGTCGGACCGACTGCTGAACAGATGCGGCAGCTCGGCCTGAAGCACCTCGCTCGCGAAGTTGCCATTGGGGCGGGCGTACCCGTCGTGCCGGGCAGCAAAAACTTGCTCAAAAGTGCCGACGAGGCGCTCACCGAGGCGGACCGCATCAAGTATCCCGTAATGCTCAAGAGCACTGCGGGCGGCGGTGGTATCGGACTCAAGCGCTGTGACGACGCTGCGTCACTGGTCGAGGCATTTGAAAGCGTCCAGAGATTGGCGCAGGCCAACTTTGGTGACGCTGGAGTCTTTGTGGAGCACTTTATCGAGCGTGCTAGGCACATTGAGGTACAAGTCATTGGCAACGGAGAGGGAAACGTCACGTCTGCCGGCGAACGAGACTGTTCCCTGCAGCGGCGGAACCAAAAGGTGATTGAGGAGAGTCCTGCCACGTTTGTACCACTCGATGTGCGCAAAATGATGCGCAAGGCCGCTGTCAATCTTGCTTCTGCTGTCAAATACCGCAACGTCGGCACCGTCGAGTTCATCTACGACATGGATACCTCGGAGTTCTACTTCCTCGAGGTCAACACTCGCCTGCAGGTTGAGCACCCCGTCACGGAGTCTGTGACTGGTCTTGACCTGGTTGAGTGTATGATCCGCGTGGCGTCTGGCGACAGCAAGAAAATCTTTGACAAGCCAGAAGGGCTCGAGGTGACCAGCGCTGCGATCGAGGTGCGTGTTTATGCTGAGAGCCCGCTCCAGAACTTCCGCCCCTCACCAGGCCGTCTTCTGGATATCTCTTTTCCTGACGATGTACGCGTCGATACATGGGTTGAGCCAGGCATGGAGATGTCATCGTCCTACGACCCGCTCGTAGCCAAGATCATTGCGACGGGCGAGGACCGAACAGCAGCGATCGCCAAGCTCGCTGACGCTCTGGAGAGGACAGTCATTACTGGCGTTGAGACAAATCTGAACTACGTTCGCCACATTGTCGCGTCAGAAATGTTCAAGTCTGGTAACTTCACAACGATATCCCTGAACACCTTCACATTCGAATCTTCCGTTCTTGAGGTCGTTGACCCCGGCACCCTCACCGTTGTCCAAGATTTCCCAGGCCGCAAGGGGTTATGGCACGTGGGCGTTCCGCCGTCCGGGCCCTTCGACGACTATTCCTTCAGACTCGCAAACAGGTTGGTTGGGAATGACTCCCGCGCCGCCGGGCTCGAGTGTACCATTTACGGTCCCAGCCTTTTGTTCCACTGCGACGCCGTTGTAGCCGTAACTGGCGCCACCGCCGAAGTCAAGATCGACAAGGAGTCTGTTTCACAGAACGCCGTCTTTTCTATTAAAAGGGGCCAGACATTATTCATCGGCGGCGCAACGTCCGGGTATCGCAGCTACCTTGCCATCCGCGGGGGTGTCGCCGTTCCCGAAATCTTCAACTCCCGCTCCACCTTCGCATTGGGCCAGGTTGGAGGCCACAACGGACGGAACCTGCGCTCCGGCGATCTGCTTCCCGTGGGTAACCTAACTGCCACGTTGCCGTCCACCGCTTCCGGCCCCGCGACCCCCATCCCATCCGACCCGGGCAACGCAAACTGGTCCATCGGCGTCGTTCCCGGACAGCACTCGGCACCCGAGCACTTCACAGAGCAAGGCTTCAACACCCTCTTCACCGGTGAGTGGATCGTCCACTACAACAGCAACCGCGTCGGCATCCGCCTCGACGGCCCCAAACCGCAGTGGGCTCGCCAAACCGGCGGCGAAGCCGGCCTGCACCCGTCCAACATCCACGACAGCCCCTACTCGGTCGGCAGCGTCAGCTTCACCGGTGACGAGGCCGTCATCCTCACCTGCGACGGGCCCAGCCTCGGCGGCTTCGTCGTCTTCTGCGTCGTCGCCTCGGCCGAGATGTGGAAGCTCGGCCAGCTCCGCCCCGGCGACAAGGTCAAGCTCCAGCCCATTGGCGTAGACGACGCACTCTTTCTCGAGGCCGCTCTCGAACGCTCCATCGCCGAGCTCACGCCCTTAGTGGTGGACGTCACTCCGCTCGCCAACAGTCCGACCACGCCCGACTCAAACCCGTTGCTCGGCGACATTGGCAGCGCCGGCCGCCGCATCGCGGTCCGCCAGGCCGGCGACAACGCGATGCTCCTAGAATTCGGCACGGAAGACGTCTTCTCCCTCCGCCAAAGCTTCCAAATCTTCTCCTTCATCGCCCGCCACAAGACGCACCCGATCCCACACGTCCTCGAGCTCTCTCCCGGCGTCCGCACCCTCCACGTCCAATACACCCCCAAACAAGCCCCCGCGATGATCCTCTCCGCCCTCCGCGCCCACGAGGCCTCCCTAGGCGACGTCGCCATCCCCCCCTCCATTCCCTCCCGCACATTCCACCTGCCCCTCGCCTTCGACGACAGCGTCTCccgcgccgccgtcgcccGCTACGCCGCCACCATCCGCGCCACGGCCCCCTGGCTGCCCAGCAACGTCGACTTCCTCCGCCACCTCAACGCCTTGCCCTCCCCCGCCGACGTCGAGCGCATCTTCCTCGACGCAACTTTCCTCAtcctcggcctcggcgaCGTGTTTCTCGGGTCCCCTTGCGCCGTGCCCCTCGACCCGCGCCATCGCCTCTTCGGGACGAAATATAACCCCTCCCGCTCCTTTACGCCACGCGGCGCCGTGGGGATCGGTGGGCAGTATATGTGCATCTACGGCATGGAATCGCCGGGCGGGTACCAGCTCGTCGGGCGGACGGTCCCGATCTGGGATGATGTTGCCGCTTCCGCTGTAGTATCGCGTTCGCGCGGCAC encodes:
- a CDS encoding urea carboxylase, with protein sequence MNMGLHSLIGSTSQDTFPLTIPEWRDAQEAGDGLSRLLSLRESEATLNSNAWIALATPSQIEQQWAYAGSLRLTGASLPLFGVPFAVKDNIDVASFPTTAACPSFANGPVDQDAAIIDRLKAAGAIVLGKTNLDQFATGLVGTRSPYGPVSNSFDPARVSGGSSSGSSVVVARGVVPFSLGTDTAGSGRVPAGLNNLVGVKPTRGALSTTGVLPACRSLDCVSIFALTVDDAETVLALAEGFDPKDSFSRARPDGPSMVEGHRMAICDDPPWFGKTEQSVAYAKALEKAETLGWTLEPKDFSPLFRLASLLYEGPWVAERYAAIRDFIEENGDKMDPTVREIILKAKDFNAADLFASEYLRQELTREIEYRFGNFDAILVSTSPTFPTIEDLAREPIKENAYLGTYTNFVNFMDWTALAIPAGFRSDGLPFGITLISSTWDEPKLLSLAREWLCTAPRPLGATKIERLEARKSDAVAAGEPKTTRLVVVGAHLTGFPLNKDLTSRGGTLETATTTSPSYKFYSLDTGGTVKKPGLKRVQAGGSAIQVEVWSMPTTEVGSFLSTVPSPLGIGSVELVDGSWAPGFICEPYGLEGATDITEFGGWRAFIKSLSPEDSHLDSNPNTRDIKTVLIANRGEIAVRIIRTLHSMGIKTVSIHSSTDARSPHVRNADVSLPLEGTSVSETYLNGSQIISLAKEAGVDAIIPGYGFLAENADFASAVEAEGMVWVGPTAEQMRQLGLKHLAREVAIGAGVPVVPGSKNLLKSADEALTEADRIKYPVMLKSTAGGGGIGLKRCDDAASLVEAFESVQRLAQANFGDAGVFVEHFIERARHIEVQVIGNGEGNVTSAGERDCSLQRRNQKVIEESPATFVPLDVRKMMRKAAVNLASAVKYRNVGTVEFIYDMDTSEFYFLEVNTRLQVEHPVTESVTGLDLVECMIRVASGDSKKIFDKPEGLEVTSAAIEVRVYAESPLQNFRPSPGRLLDISFPDDVRVDTWVEPGMEMSSSYDPLVAKIIATGEDRTAAIAKLADALERTVITGVETNLNYVRHIVASEMFKSGNFTTISLNTFTFESSVLEVVDPGTLTVVQDFPGRKGLWHVGVPPSGPFDDYSFRLANRLVGNDSRAAGLECTIYGPSLLFHCDAVVAVTGATAEVKIDKESVSQNAVFSIKRGQTLFIGGATSGYRSYLAIRGGVAVPEIFNSRSTFALGQVGGHNGRNLRSGDLLPVGNLTATLPSTASGPATPIPSDPGNANWSIGVVPGQHSAPEHFTEQGFNTLFTGEWIVHYNSNRVGIRLDGPKPQWARQTGGEAGLHPSNIHDSPYSVGSVSFTGDEAVILTCDGPSLGGFVVFCVVASAEMWKLGQLRPGDKVKLQPIGVDDALFLEAALERSIAELTPLVVDVTPLANSPTTPDSNPLLGDIGSAGRRIAVRQAGDNAMLLEFGTEDVFSLRQSFQIFSFIARHKTHPIPHVLELSPGVRTLHVQYTPKQAPAMILSALRAHEASLGDVAIPPSIPSRTFHLPLAFDDSVSRAAVARYAATIRATAPWLPSNVDFLRHLNALPSPADVERIFLDATFLILGLGDVFLGSPCAVPLDPRHRLFGTKYNPSRSFTPRGAVGIGGQYMCIYGMESPGGYQLVGRTVPIWDDVAASAVVSRSRGTGSRTDTAGEQQQQQPWMFRLFDRISYYSIPEPDLDAAITQGRISDLVRIEEGSLDLAEYESWLAANEADIEATRNLRAEAIRNVPFMEELLQPYNPPESERERHGIFGEDGDGSSDGGVVGERIKAQMPGRCWKCEVKAGDEVEVGDALVWIESNKMEIKIGSPVKGRVVRMLVAEGDVVGPFDDLLVVATE